The Mucilaginibacter mallensis genome has a segment encoding these proteins:
- a CDS encoding RICIN domain-containing protein, giving the protein MKTSLFFALLISLFATATYAGNTKMSAHTHKLAANEVSLANNYDTYTISTAEGNNFIEVSGETMLGDKLKDGTLLKTAKPSINDLKSTDRWQKWLISKQANGYFTIMNLNSGKYITASAGKSITQARANQTDAQYWQIIKTQGNYYKVINKGNGLVISNNSLPKDSALTQSAYTNSASQHWKLNAIEADSYRDDAVVGFFQRNLGSSAFDEGSSIPLYYSLNKGKVLWVTGDTFYNQVDAKGEFGCNLYFPYHNSALLQPADHSWDPEKTKNLISSDGPQIFHPADPKNLFWPGAGIEVGNKIYVHNIEVITGTLNTVNQYLGVITETGTNNISPVKVVAVPGMTGQTAIVYTVGMVNPGDGFIYAYGIGGYMAASVFVARFEPAAPTKWSFWDGKYWAAKPSVAAKAVVAKATTNNIAVGYVNGKFLLIDMDFGFTCDVTTRNMYSSVSANPTGPFINKKAIYTLPDYKQGHAPVYYNPTIHAEFKNGHNELLIAYCINFYNRNDAKNTTCLTPCSNPDGSEDPNDYRIKGIRVPYSLIGL; this is encoded by the coding sequence ATGAAAACTTCACTATTTTTCGCTCTGCTTATTTCGTTATTTGCAACGGCTACTTATGCAGGTAATACTAAAATGAGTGCACATACGCATAAACTTGCGGCAAACGAGGTATCTCTTGCCAATAATTACGATACCTATACCATTTCAACAGCTGAAGGGAATAACTTTATTGAAGTTTCCGGGGAAACTATGCTGGGCGACAAGCTAAAAGATGGTACCCTATTAAAAACAGCAAAACCCTCAATTAATGATCTAAAATCAACCGACCGGTGGCAAAAATGGCTCATCAGCAAACAAGCAAACGGTTATTTTACCATCATGAATCTCAACAGCGGTAAATACATAACCGCTTCTGCTGGCAAGTCAATTACCCAGGCAAGGGCAAACCAAACTGACGCGCAATACTGGCAAATCATTAAAACACAAGGCAATTATTATAAGGTCATCAATAAAGGAAACGGACTGGTTATCAGTAATAACTCTTTACCAAAGGACAGTGCTTTAACTCAATCTGCCTATACTAATTCTGCCAGTCAGCATTGGAAATTAAACGCAATTGAGGCTGATAGCTACCGCGATGATGCGGTCGTTGGCTTTTTTCAGCGTAATTTAGGTTCCAGCGCGTTTGATGAGGGCTCATCAATTCCACTTTATTATAGTCTGAATAAAGGGAAAGTATTATGGGTAACAGGCGATACTTTTTATAACCAGGTGGATGCCAAAGGCGAATTTGGCTGTAACCTGTACTTCCCTTATCATAATTCAGCGCTGCTGCAACCTGCAGATCACAGTTGGGATCCGGAAAAAACAAAGAACCTTATTTCAAGCGACGGGCCGCAGATCTTCCACCCTGCTGATCCAAAGAACCTCTTCTGGCCGGGCGCAGGTATTGAAGTAGGGAATAAAATATATGTGCATAATATTGAGGTAATTACCGGTACGCTAAATACTGTAAACCAATACCTGGGAGTTATTACCGAAACGGGCACTAACAATATCTCGCCCGTAAAAGTGGTTGCAGTACCCGGCATGACCGGCCAAACTGCCATTGTTTACACCGTAGGCATGGTAAACCCCGGCGATGGCTTTATTTATGCGTATGGCATAGGCGGTTATATGGCTGCCAGTGTATTTGTTGCCCGTTTCGAGCCAGCAGCGCCAACTAAATGGTCGTTTTGGGATGGAAAATATTGGGCAGCTAAGCCAAGCGTTGCTGCAAAAGCGGTAGTGGCAAAGGCAACCACCAATAATATTGCAGTAGGCTATGTTAATGGCAAGTTTTTGCTGATAGACATGGACTTTGGTTTTACCTGCGATGTCACCACCCGCAACATGTATTCTTCGGTTAGTGCAAATCCTACTGGCCCTTTCATTAACAAAAAGGCTATCTACACCTTACCCGACTATAAACAGGGCCACGCTCCGGTATATTATAACCCAACCATCCACGCGGAGTTTAAAAATGGGCATAATGAGTTGTTGATCGCCTACTGCATCAATTTTTATAACAGGAACGATGCTAAAAACACCACTTGCCTAACCCCATGCTCAAACCCTGATGGTTCGGAAGATCCTAATGATTACCGTATAAAAGGCATCCGTGTGCCATATTCTCTTATAGGTTTATAA
- a CDS encoding glycoside hydrolase family 2 protein, whose protein sequence is MKSTFKLIALVIGFALLKVSANAQNIFTHLKWKLMPQSDAYTATQVSTAGFHTDNWIDAVVPGTVFYAYVVAGKESNPDYADNIYKVDKAKYNKPYWYRSEFSGKGLFAGKRMWLNFNGVNKRAEVYFNGRHIGTIKGLMERGKYDITDLINKNGNNAIAVLIVPPNTDHGLANRESPTYLSSGSWDWMPAVPGLNSGITDTVAITTTGPVTIEDPWIHTELPNKSLANLTVNVKLNNAISETVKGKLKVTINPGNIIISAQITLAGNSSQSVDFDQTKFAQLSIKNPKLWWPNGYGGKADGTQNLYTCKVNFEVDGTTQSDALTKTFGIRKITADTTTLNGPWRVYVNDVPVLLKGGNWGMSDYMLKARGKDYDTRIRFHQDMNFNVIRNWTGEVTDEAFYNYCDKYGIMVWDDFWLNNFGPIDSLAIFKSNAIEKVKKLRDHPSIVIWCGANEGVPGGDPNGPLSTVIKNAIADNDNHDRLYFPRSNAGVTNPNFSIHGDSRNLSGSGIWGNVDPKTYFTDPKNGYLFSKDSYGMRSELGTATFVNIESFKKFMPKDYWVAPTPESVNSSTNMWAKHYFSTDGSLGGGSQPVRYINDINHSYGNATSLEDFCKKAQLMNVETMKAMYEAWNDHMWKDATGMLIWMSQSAYPSMIWQTYDYYYDLTGAYFGAKTACEPIHIQWNAATSSVKVINNKPYDLNGLTAEATVYNMDGKIVPGYTLKKTLNADATSATEAFEVFKNSGNLPALSAVHFLKLRLYDANGHVLSDNFYWIGNTYLDYTALNKMQSVGTSLYASKPKVTLAKNGVNKLLTYTITNRSKSTAAFGIRAQLLNGAGKQILPAIYSDGYFSLMQGESKVLVVEVDPKVLGVNYKLDMRAYNN, encoded by the coding sequence ATGAAATCAACTTTCAAGCTTATTGCTCTTGTTATTGGCTTTGCGCTGTTAAAGGTATCCGCGAATGCGCAAAATATATTTACACACTTAAAGTGGAAGCTAATGCCGCAAAGTGATGCTTATACTGCAACGCAGGTATCAACAGCAGGTTTCCATACCGATAACTGGATTGATGCCGTAGTGCCCGGAACCGTATTTTACGCCTACGTTGTTGCCGGAAAGGAAAGTAACCCTGACTATGCCGATAATATTTATAAGGTTGATAAAGCAAAATACAATAAGCCTTATTGGTACCGTAGTGAATTTTCGGGCAAAGGCCTGTTTGCAGGGAAAAGAATGTGGCTCAATTTTAACGGTGTAAATAAACGTGCTGAAGTTTACTTTAATGGCCGCCATATAGGCACCATTAAGGGTTTAATGGAACGCGGCAAATATGATATTACCGACCTGATCAATAAAAATGGCAACAACGCTATTGCTGTATTGATAGTACCGCCAAATACCGACCATGGCCTGGCCAACAGGGAAAGCCCAACCTACTTAAGCAGCGGCAGCTGGGATTGGATGCCCGCTGTACCCGGTTTAAACAGCGGCATTACCGATACTGTTGCCATTACTACTACCGGCCCGGTTACCATTGAAGACCCATGGATACATACGGAGCTACCCAATAAAAGCCTGGCTAACTTAACTGTGAACGTTAAACTTAATAATGCTATATCTGAAACCGTAAAAGGTAAATTGAAGGTGACTATCAACCCTGGTAACATTATCATCAGCGCTCAAATCACCTTAGCGGGGAATAGTAGTCAATCAGTTGATTTTGATCAAACTAAATTCGCGCAGTTAAGTATAAAGAATCCAAAGTTATGGTGGCCCAACGGCTATGGCGGTAAAGCAGACGGTACGCAGAACCTGTATACCTGTAAAGTTAATTTTGAGGTTGATGGCACTACACAATCCGACGCGTTGACTAAAACCTTCGGCATAAGAAAGATAACTGCGGATACCACAACGCTAAACGGGCCGTGGCGGGTGTATGTAAATGATGTGCCTGTATTGTTAAAGGGCGGTAACTGGGGTATGTCGGACTATATGCTGAAAGCGCGGGGGAAGGATTATGATACGCGCATCAGGTTTCACCAGGATATGAACTTTAACGTGATCAGGAACTGGACCGGGGAAGTTACGGATGAGGCATTTTATAATTATTGCGACAAATACGGTATAATGGTTTGGGATGATTTTTGGCTTAATAATTTCGGACCCATCGATAGCCTGGCAATTTTTAAAAGCAACGCCATAGAAAAAGTTAAAAAGCTGCGCGATCACCCTTCTATTGTGATATGGTGCGGAGCTAATGAGGGTGTTCCCGGCGGTGATCCGAACGGTCCGCTGAGCACTGTCATTAAAAATGCAATTGCCGATAATGATAATCACGACAGGCTATATTTTCCGCGCTCAAATGCGGGGGTAACTAACCCTAATTTTTCTATTCATGGCGACAGCAGAAACTTGTCGGGCAGCGGGATCTGGGGTAATGTGGATCCTAAAACCTATTTTACTGATCCGAAGAATGGCTATTTATTTTCGAAAGACTCCTACGGGATGCGCAGCGAACTGGGTACGGCAACCTTTGTGAATATAGAAAGTTTTAAAAAGTTTATGCCGAAAGACTACTGGGTGGCTCCTACCCCTGAATCGGTGAATAGCAGTACCAATATGTGGGCGAAGCACTATTTCAGTACGGATGGTAGTTTGGGCGGCGGGTCACAGCCGGTGAGGTATATAAACGATATCAACCATAGTTATGGCAACGCTACATCGCTGGAAGACTTTTGCAAAAAGGCCCAGTTGATGAATGTAGAAACCATGAAAGCCATGTACGAAGCCTGGAACGACCATATGTGGAAGGACGCTACGGGCATGCTGATCTGGATGAGCCAGTCGGCCTACCCGAGTATGATATGGCAAACTTATGATTACTATTATGACCTTACAGGTGCTTATTTCGGGGCCAAGACCGCATGTGAGCCTATCCACATCCAATGGAATGCGGCCACAAGCTCAGTAAAAGTGATCAATAACAAACCTTATGACCTGAACGGCCTAACAGCAGAAGCCACAGTTTATAATATGGATGGTAAAATTGTACCGGGATATACCCTGAAAAAGACTTTAAATGCGGATGCAACCTCAGCTACTGAAGCTTTTGAGGTGTTTAAGAATAGCGGGAATTTACCGGCATTATCCGCAGTTCACTTTTTAAAACTGAGGCTGTATGATGCCAATGGGCATGTGTTATCTGATAACTTTTATTGGATCGGCAATACTTACCTGGATTATACAGCTCTGAATAAAATGCAATCTGTAGGTACCAGCTTATATGCAAGTAAACCCAAAGTAACCCTTGCAAAAAACGGGGTTAATAAGCTGCTTACTTATACTATCACCAATAGATCAAAAAGCACCGCGGCATTTGGCATCAGGGCGCAATTGTTGAATGGCGCTGGCAAGCAAATTCTGCCTGCAATTTATAGTGATGGCTATTTTTCATTAATGCAGGGGGAATCAAAAGTGCTTGTTGTTGAAGTTGATCCGAAAGTATTAGGGGTGAATTATAAGTTGGATATGAGGGCTTATAATAATTGA
- a CDS encoding GH92 family glycosyl hydrolase → MIKRYLCCITALCSLMLSANAQQKTPADYVNPFIGASTSAADAGIYHGLGKTFPGAATPYGMVQLSPNTMTGGDNGSGYSYEITSIEGFDFTQMSGVGWYGDLGNFLVMPTIGKMYTNSGRYTDKEKNGYRSHYLKSSEKASAGYYSALLTDYNIKAEATAAPHSGMLRFTFPQNGHSRIQIDLARRVGGTSTSQYVKVVNDHTIEGWMKCTPDGGGWGDGAGHADYTVYFYAEFSKPLKNYGVWSADIPDSWSRKLEDVESNKYQQAIANAQILKGINEKEGKHLGFYTEFATKPNEQVLLKAGISFISMDGAKNNLQAEIKDWDFDAVHTKAKALWNKALTKVKISGGTNEQKTVFYTALYHTMIDPRIIEDVDGNYPGGDGKAHRSENFTKRTIFSGWDVFRSQMPLQTIINPSLVNDMINSLVTLADEKNKDYLERWEMMNAYSGCMIGNPAVSVITDAYEKGIRNFDIPKAYQLSINSVEKFGNGEKGYTPDPLGVSYTLEYAYTEWCVSRLAKSLGKTADETKYAKRGESFKNIFDPEHGWFRPKDKDGNWVPWPADSGRIKPWYGCIESNLYQQGWFVPQDVPGMVKLMGGREKVIADLQNLFEKTPENMMWNDYFNQSNEPVHHVPFLFNRLGAPWLTQKWSRAVCRRAYHNGVEGLCGNEDVGQMSAWYVLAASGIHPVCPGDTRQEITSPVFGEITFKLDPKYAAGKTFTVIAHNNSDKNIYIQSAKLNGKTYQHCYIDYKDITAGGTLELTMGPQPNKNWGIN, encoded by the coding sequence ATGATTAAAAGATACTTATGTTGTATTACGGCACTTTGTTCGCTTATGCTATCGGCAAACGCGCAGCAAAAAACGCCTGCTGATTATGTAAACCCCTTTATTGGCGCCAGTACCAGCGCTGCTGATGCAGGTATTTATCATGGTCTGGGTAAAACCTTCCCGGGCGCGGCTACGCCCTATGGCATGGTGCAGTTAAGCCCTAATACAATGACCGGCGGCGATAATGGTTCTGGTTATAGCTATGAAATTACCAGTATTGAGGGTTTCGACTTCACCCAAATGAGCGGTGTGGGATGGTATGGCGATCTCGGTAATTTTTTGGTGATGCCAACCATCGGGAAAATGTACACCAACTCGGGCCGGTATACCGATAAAGAAAAAAATGGCTACCGCTCGCATTACCTCAAATCGAGTGAAAAAGCCTCTGCAGGATATTATTCCGCCTTACTAACAGATTACAACATCAAAGCGGAAGCAACAGCCGCCCCTCATAGCGGGATGCTGCGCTTTACGTTTCCGCAAAACGGGCACTCACGTATCCAAATTGACCTGGCGCGCAGGGTAGGTGGTACATCAACCTCGCAATATGTTAAGGTGGTTAATGATCATACTATTGAGGGCTGGATGAAATGTACACCAGATGGTGGTGGCTGGGGTGATGGCGCAGGCCATGCCGATTACACCGTTTATTTTTACGCTGAATTTAGCAAGCCATTAAAAAATTATGGCGTTTGGAGCGCCGATATTCCCGATAGCTGGAGCCGCAAACTCGAAGATGTGGAAAGCAACAAATACCAGCAAGCCATTGCCAACGCGCAGATCTTAAAGGGAATAAACGAAAAAGAAGGCAAACATTTAGGCTTCTACACCGAGTTTGCTACCAAGCCCAATGAGCAGGTATTGTTAAAAGCGGGCATTTCATTCATCAGCATGGATGGCGCCAAAAATAACCTGCAAGCCGAGATCAAAGACTGGGATTTTGATGCGGTACACACCAAAGCAAAAGCGCTGTGGAATAAAGCGCTAACTAAAGTAAAGATTAGTGGCGGCACAAATGAGCAAAAAACAGTGTTTTACACTGCCCTGTACCACACCATGATAGATCCCCGCATTATTGAGGATGTAGATGGTAACTATCCCGGCGGCGACGGCAAAGCACATCGCTCTGAAAATTTCACCAAACGCACCATATTTAGCGGTTGGGATGTTTTCCGCAGTCAAATGCCCTTGCAAACTATCATCAACCCATCGCTGGTTAATGATATGATCAACTCATTGGTTACCCTGGCCGATGAAAAAAATAAAGATTACCTGGAGCGCTGGGAAATGATGAATGCCTACAGCGGTTGTATGATCGGCAACCCGGCTGTTTCGGTTATCACCGATGCCTATGAAAAGGGAATCCGCAATTTTGATATACCTAAGGCCTACCAATTATCAATAAACTCAGTTGAAAAATTCGGCAATGGTGAAAAAGGCTATACCCCCGATCCGCTGGGCGTATCGTATACCCTGGAATACGCTTATACCGAATGGTGCGTATCGCGTTTAGCAAAATCATTAGGCAAAACAGCCGATGAAACAAAATATGCCAAGAGAGGCGAAAGCTTTAAGAATATTTTTGATCCGGAGCATGGCTGGTTCAGGCCAAAGGATAAAGACGGCAACTGGGTGCCCTGGCCGGCCGATTCAGGGAGGATAAAGCCATGGTATGGCTGCATTGAAAGTAACCTGTACCAACAAGGCTGGTTTGTACCACAGGATGTACCCGGCATGGTAAAACTAATGGGTGGTCGTGAAAAGGTAATCGCTGATCTGCAAAACCTGTTCGAAAAAACACCCGAAAACATGATGTGGAACGATTATTTTAATCAATCCAATGAGCCTGTTCATCATGTGCCATTCCTGTTTAACCGGCTGGGCGCGCCATGGCTAACCCAAAAATGGTCGCGCGCGGTTTGTCGCCGGGCCTATCACAATGGTGTTGAGGGTTTATGCGGTAATGAGGATGTTGGTCAGATGTCGGCCTGGTACGTACTGGCAGCCAGCGGTATACACCCGGTTTGCCCGGGCGATACAAGGCAGGAGATCACTAGTCCGGTGTTTGGTGAAATCACTTTCAAGCTCGATCCAAAATATGCAGCGGGTAAAACCTTTACGGTCATAGCCCATAACAATTCTGACAAAAACATTTACATACAAAGTGCTAAGCTGAATGGCAAAACATATCAGCATTGCTATATCGACTATAAAGATATAACAGCCGGCGGTACGCTTGAACTAACCATGGGGCCGCAACCAAACAAAAACTGGGGAATTAATTAA
- a CDS encoding glycoside hydrolase family 38 C-terminal domain-containing protein, which yields MFRDKIIAVKGCFRFWAIVIFALIGFKQHVYAQTTYFIDGYHGGIWGHYPDWNTRFMADQLKLHPNWKINLEIEPETWDDAKVKDSAAYNDFRALFADQNSATPRIEYVNPDYAQSYLFDIEGESIIRQFYYGIKMVKRHFPTAVFPAYSSEEPCFTSALPQILTSYGFKYASLKNPNTCWGGYTTAYGGELVNWVGPDGTKIITSPRYAVEALQPGSTWQTIAAYNTPEYVKACFAAGIKHPVGLTLQDAGWKQGPIIKDNNQSVVSTTWADYFENIAIKSTTDNWKFTQEDVLVSLVWGSQILQQIAQEVRISENKLISTEKLAAITKVYSGISYPQADFDAAWRPLLLSQHHDCWIVPYNGSKGNTWADKVVNWTSTTNRIADSVVNLDISIAAKGKTVVNTKFIRVYNTLGISRNEPVAVTIPSEWQGEAISVLTSAGKPVASQIVSDSTSAVPQIVFNADVPAMGYNTYQLKLQKAPVAKSLTVSILKNGDYKLESDLYTIILDPKKGGAIKSLIAKILNNKEFVDQSNPRNFNELRGNFYNDGGFHSSAENPAVISIIEKGPERVKLQIKGTIDGSPFTQWLTIAQGQRRIDLQVKIDWKGNPGIGEYTEPGTFKFTNNKKAFYNDKEKLLTMFPLNLKDQKVYKNAPFDVLQSRLKNTFFTTWDSIKNNIILNWVDVTDGNNCYGMTLLTDHTTNYTHGEDFPLGLTLEYSGVGLWGRDYSITGPTNVHYALIPHAGKWDKSGIWTEGTKWNEPLITKVLDAVPATNDLSRSMLNIKHTGYDITALNADGNDLTIRLFNAEGDNSPQTITFDGTASKAELVELNGKKREELAIQKDIPGKTSVMVSMPRFGIRTIKLYAITNKDK from the coding sequence ATGTTCCGGGATAAAATAATAGCTGTTAAGGGATGCTTCCGCTTTTGGGCGATTGTCATATTCGCGTTAATTGGGTTTAAGCAGCACGTGTATGCTCAAACAACGTATTTTATTGACGGCTACCATGGTGGTATCTGGGGGCATTACCCCGACTGGAATACCCGTTTCATGGCCGACCAGTTAAAACTGCACCCCAACTGGAAGATAAACCTCGAAATTGAACCCGAAACATGGGACGATGCAAAAGTTAAAGATTCCGCAGCCTATAATGATTTTCGGGCATTATTTGCAGATCAAAACTCCGCTACCCCCCGCATAGAATATGTTAACCCGGATTACGCCCAAAGCTATTTATTTGATATAGAAGGCGAAAGTATCATCAGGCAGTTTTATTATGGTATAAAGATGGTAAAACGTCATTTTCCAACTGCGGTATTCCCGGCCTATTCATCAGAGGAACCATGCTTTACCAGCGCTTTACCGCAAATATTAACGTCATATGGCTTTAAATACGCTTCATTAAAAAATCCAAACACCTGCTGGGGCGGCTATACAACTGCCTATGGCGGCGAATTGGTAAACTGGGTTGGCCCGGATGGTACAAAGATCATCACTTCGCCCCGTTATGCAGTTGAGGCCTTGCAACCGGGCTCAACATGGCAAACTATCGCCGCCTACAATACCCCCGAATATGTTAAAGCTTGTTTTGCTGCGGGCATCAAGCACCCGGTAGGCCTGACTTTGCAGGACGCGGGTTGGAAACAGGGACCGATAATAAAGGATAATAATCAATCCGTAGTATCTACCACATGGGCCGATTACTTTGAAAACATCGCCATAAAAAGCACTACCGATAACTGGAAATTTACACAGGAAGATGTATTGGTAAGCCTTGTTTGGGGATCGCAGATCCTGCAGCAGATAGCGCAGGAGGTACGTATCTCAGAAAATAAGCTCATCAGCACGGAGAAGCTGGCTGCGATAACCAAAGTATATTCGGGCATCTCATACCCTCAAGCCGATTTTGACGCCGCTTGGAGGCCCTTATTGCTCTCTCAGCACCATGATTGCTGGATAGTGCCTTATAACGGCAGCAAAGGTAATACCTGGGCCGATAAGGTAGTAAACTGGACCAGCACCACCAATCGTATTGCCGATAGCGTGGTAAACCTCGATATTTCAATAGCTGCCAAAGGCAAAACTGTAGTTAATACTAAATTCATCAGGGTATATAATACTTTAGGTATTAGCAGGAATGAACCAGTTGCCGTAACTATTCCGAGTGAATGGCAGGGTGAAGCGATCAGCGTTTTAACTAGCGCTGGTAAACCGGTAGCCTCGCAAATTGTGAGCGATTCAACTTCAGCTGTTCCACAAATTGTTTTTAATGCTGATGTTCCCGCGATGGGTTACAATACATATCAGCTTAAACTACAAAAAGCACCCGTGGCTAAAAGTCTGACGGTCTCCATATTAAAGAACGGCGATTACAAGCTTGAAAGTGACCTGTATACTATCATCCTCGATCCTAAAAAAGGCGGCGCTATAAAAAGCCTCATAGCCAAAATATTAAATAATAAAGAGTTTGTCGATCAATCAAACCCGCGAAACTTTAACGAACTGCGTGGTAATTTTTATAACGATGGCGGCTTTCATTCCAGTGCCGAAAATCCTGCCGTAATAAGCATTATTGAAAAAGGCCCCGAACGCGTTAAACTGCAAATAAAAGGTACAATAGATGGCAGTCCGTTCACCCAATGGCTAACCATAGCACAGGGCCAGCGCCGGATAGATCTGCAGGTAAAGATCGACTGGAAGGGCAACCCCGGCATAGGCGAATACACCGAACCTGGAACTTTTAAGTTTACCAATAACAAAAAGGCTTTTTATAATGATAAGGAAAAGCTGCTGACCATGTTCCCGCTAAACCTGAAAGATCAAAAAGTATATAAAAACGCACCTTTTGATGTACTTCAAAGCAGGCTGAAAAATACTTTCTTCACTACATGGGATAGCATCAAGAACAACATTATTTTAAACTGGGTAGATGTTACGGATGGTAACAATTGCTATGGCATGACTTTGCTAACCGATCATACCACCAATTACACCCATGGCGAAGATTTCCCTCTAGGCCTCACGCTTGAATATTCAGGAGTAGGCTTATGGGGTAGGGATTATAGCATAACAGGGCCAACCAATGTACATTATGCTTTGATACCGCATGCCGGCAAATGGGATAAAAGCGGCATATGGACTGAAGGTACTAAATGGAATGAGCCTTTGATCACCAAAGTACTGGACGCTGTCCCTGCAACTAATGACCTATCGCGATCCATGCTAAATATAAAACATACCGGTTACGATATCACCGCGCTTAATGCAGATGGCAATGATCTTACCATTCGCTTATTTAATGCAGAGGGAGATAATTCGCCACAAACAATAACTTTTGATGGCACTGCAAGTAAAGCGGAATTAGTTGAACTGAACGGGAAAAAGCGTGAAGAGCTAGCTATACAAAAGGATATTCCCGGCAAAACGTCTGTGATGGTAAGCATGCCACGTTTCGGTATCCGCACCATAAAACTATATGCTATAACTAACAAGGATAAATAA
- a CDS encoding SGNH/GDSL hydrolase family protein, protein MHRKLLVLTLILFSFLKGYTQAKLKPFVQGDRVVFMGNSITDGGHYHSYIWLYYMTHFPNMRIDCFNAGIGGDVSKQMLERLNTDVFAKKPTVMTLTFGMNDTGYEFYPADKADSLYGQKVKVSLQSFELIKAELKQHPEIKKIMIASSPYDETSKIKVRSLLKKNTAMLTIAAEQQKTAKENNWGFVDFNTPMTMINQREQRSDSTFTMQNADRIHPTNDGQMVMAYVFLNAQGLAGTKVAGITINAKNNKIEQQTNCKISGLITNDNSTKFSYLANSLPYPIDTIPSGFGRPQRSQARALKLIPFINDYDQEILRIKGLDQTKTYALSIDGKAIGTWDGKTFGDGINLAQLTSTPQYQQSLAIMQLNEERWEIERRLREYYWIHYSILKPKGLLFNDSEATMDSLQKYAKKDFFVAVTIPTYQKARFKSVRDAWKKEMALLTDQIYQINKPVAHAFEIRLVN, encoded by the coding sequence ATGCACAGGAAATTATTGGTTCTTACCCTCATATTATTCTCGTTTTTAAAGGGATATACTCAGGCAAAACTTAAACCTTTTGTTCAGGGCGACAGGGTTGTTTTTATGGGGAACAGTATAACGGATGGCGGGCATTACCACTCGTACATCTGGTTATACTACATGACCCATTTCCCTAATATGCGGATAGATTGCTTTAATGCCGGGATAGGCGGCGACGTATCCAAGCAAATGCTGGAACGACTTAATACTGATGTTTTTGCAAAAAAGCCAACCGTAATGACCTTGACTTTCGGCATGAATGATACCGGATATGAGTTTTATCCTGCTGATAAGGCCGATTCTCTCTACGGGCAAAAAGTAAAGGTATCCTTACAGAGTTTTGAACTGATCAAAGCTGAACTAAAACAACATCCCGAAATAAAAAAGATCATGATTGCGTCATCGCCTTATGATGAAACCTCGAAAATTAAGGTCAGGTCGCTTTTAAAAAAGAATACGGCTATGTTGACTATAGCTGCCGAACAACAAAAAACAGCCAAAGAAAATAACTGGGGTTTTGTTGATTTTAATACGCCAATGACGATGATCAATCAACGTGAACAACGCAGCGATTCAACATTTACCATGCAGAATGCCGACCGCATCCATCCCACCAACGACGGGCAAATGGTTATGGCCTATGTTTTTCTGAACGCGCAGGGCTTAGCCGGGACGAAGGTAGCTGGTATAACAATCAACGCCAAAAACAATAAGATTGAACAGCAAACCAACTGCAAAATAAGCGGGTTGATAACAAATGATAACAGCACCAAATTTAGTTATCTGGCCAACTCATTGCCTTACCCCATTGATACCATTCCCAGTGGTTTTGGCAGGCCGCAGAGGTCGCAGGCGCGGGCGTTGAAATTGATCCCGTTCATCAATGATTACGATCAGGAAATACTGCGTATAAAAGGACTGGACCAAACAAAAACTTATGCCCTTAGCATCGACGGCAAAGCCATCGGTACATGGGACGGCAAGACATTTGGCGATGGCATTAACCTGGCGCAATTAACTTCAACACCGCAATATCAGCAATCATTAGCCATTATGCAACTGAACGAGGAGCGCTGGGAAATAGAGCGCAGGTTACGTGAGTACTACTGGATCCATTACTCTATTTTAAAACCAAAAGGCTTATTGTTTAATGACAGCGAAGCCACTATGGATTCATTACAAAAATATGCCAAAAAGGATTTTTTTGTAGCTGTTACCATTCCAACCTATCAAAAGGCAAGGTTTAAAAGTGTTCGTGATGCATGGAAAAAAGAAATGGCTTTGCTAACCGATCAGATCTACCAGATTAATAAACCGGTAGCGCATGCGTTTGAGATCAGGTTGGTGAATTAG